A region from the Alnus glutinosa chromosome 5, dhAlnGlut1.1, whole genome shotgun sequence genome encodes:
- the LOC133869111 gene encoding uncharacterized protein LOC133869111, with protein MDVSSSFSSLNDISSSSFFLSNGDSPGALLVSQPLIDDNYNTWNDPTFHAWTWCNNMIIAWILNSISKEIASSVIYITTCTEMWQDLKDRFSQGNGPRIFQLQKILTTLSQENSSVSEYFTKIKSIWDELDNYDPIPSCTCGGMQSVHEKHNRDHVFQFLMGLYDSFANIRGQILLNDPLPPINKVFSLIIQEER; from the exons ATGGAtgtttcatcttctttttcttcgttGAATGATATTTCCTCAAGCTCATTCTTCTTAAGCAATGGCGATAGTCCAGGAGCATTGCTGGTTTCTCAGCCTCTAATTGACGATAATTACAACACATGGA ATGATCCTACGTTTCATGCGTGGACTTGGTGCAATAACATGATCATTGCCTGGATTCTGAATTCCATTTCAAAGGAGATCGCTTCAAGTGTGATTTATATCACTACCTGTACAGAAATGTGGCAGGACTTGAAGGATCGATTTTCTCAAGGTAATGGTCCTCGAATCTTTCAACTCCAGAAAATACTCACGACATTATCTCAAGAAAACTCATCTGTTAGTGAATATTTTACAAAGATTAAGAGTATATGGGATGAACTTGACAACTATGATCCAATTCCTTCATGTACTTGTGGAGGAATGCAATCTGTTCATGAGAAACACAATCGAGATCATGTTTTTCAATTTCTGATGGGTCTTTATGACTCTTTTGCTAATATTCGAGGACAGATTCTGTTGAATGATCCTCTTCCCCCAATCAATAAGGTTTTCTCTTTGATAATTCAAGAGGAACGTTAA